CACGCGCCAATAACTCACCTGAAGAATGAATCAGAGAGAGGTTTAGAAAGAGCAACGttgagaagggaagagaacaTGAGCGAGGGTCAACCAGAAGCGTCTGCAGTTACTGCAGCCCATTCGCACCTGCTCTCCATAACGTTTTACCACCCTTCCCAGTCTTCTATCTTTCCTCATTTCTTCTGCCTTCTTCGACCACAAACTTCACTcaagcaaagagagagaaaacaaacaacggaaaaagaggaaaggagagatCCCCAGAGCAGAAGCGCACTCTTCCCCGACCTACAATGGCGCCTCACCACAACAAAAGGTTCTGTCCACTACAAGCAACACGGTACGACGACGAGAAGATAGAAAGCAGGCAGGCGAGTCACCTCACCCCTTAGCGCTACACCCCCGCTCACGCTAACACACCTACAGACACGCATACAGTGGTACAAGCCGGATCCCTCTGTCTTGCTGTATCCTCCTCTGCACAGCGTGCTCTCgatgaaggggagaggggaggagagggctgtgtgcgtgaggagcggggagggggagggggcagggaACGGAGTAAAAAAATGAAAAGTGAAAAAAGATGTCCACCTCACAGGTTTCTCGCACATTTAACAGACTCTCCTCGTAGGAGTGTGCCACCGCGACTGTATAGACGAGCatacgtgtgtatgtgtgtgtgtggagggggggggggcgacaAATGTacacaaaagaaaagacgAACAGTTTGCTCCCTCCACATTgcctcctcacccctcttGCGAGCTCCTTCCCTGTTGCTCCTCGAAATagtgctttttcttcccttcttccccacTCTGCCTCCCCCAGCAAAGGCTGGGAGACGGCGAGCAGAATTACGCTGGACTTGCCGTGGACTCAACGCGCTCAAAACACAAAATATACGCACCATTCGGCGCTGGGGCGTCGCAGCTGTCGATCGTCGCGTGCGTATCGTTGTAGTATACCCATTTCTGCACGGAATCGTTGAAGGCAGTCGCGGTGTAATGCCCAAAACTGAGCGACCCGGTGTGGTACACCACACCGCGCAGACGGTACCTCGTGCCCTCTGCTTGAAGCCCAACAGCCTCTGGGTCCAGGTACGGAGCAAAATCGAGCTCGCTCGGGAACTGCACTGTAGTGTTCTTCTTGTCGGCACTGTATGTGAGCATCTTGAAGCGCTTAAAGGATACAATAAGGCACGGGGGCAAACGGAAGAGGGTGCGGTGCACCTTGGTCTCCCGGAACTCCCTGCACTGACTGCAGAACCACGCATCTTCACCCCGCAGCAGGTCCGGCTGCATGGAGTGCGACAAGCACTCCTGCAACGAGCATCTCACCTCCGGTGCGAGGTTGTTATCTACGCCTCGGAGTCCAAAAGCATCCGACCTCCCTCCGTCGGAGATAAGATGATACTTGGAAGAGTCGTACTGAATGCAGACAACAATGGTGGTCGTCACCGTCGTGGAAGCAGACGCCTCCTCACAGCCTTCGCACCCTGTCGTGTCGGCGGTGGTATCGCCACCCTTAGACATGGGAcctgcgacggtggcagtTGCGGCTTTGCGAAGAACACACTGCTCTACCCAAATGTCCTGGCCAATGGATACGAGTGCTGCCTCGGCGCTGTTTTCAGCCGTCAGCTTTTCTTTGGCTTTGTGCGTGTAGGATGAAGACGCGACGTATCCCACCCCTCCGCTTAGAGCCTCTGTGGCggtgagcagcgcctcctcgttcGTCTCGGTCTCTGGAACGcgttgcagcagtgccgtcgcCACCTCTACAGAGCGCGGGCGGATGTGCTCCGTGTAGGCGAGCATTCTTTCACGAGGTTCCCTGATAAAAACAAGCTCCTCCGCGTCGGCGGCACCTGCAccctctgctgccgctggctgcTGATGCTCCGCACCGTACGACGCCGGAAACTCGTCAATCCAAACCAGGGTGCCCATCATGAAAGTCGTGGAGGGAAGCGATGCGTCTCTGAAGAAGTACCACACGCGTGCCGCAGGCACCTCTGCCACGTCCACCGtagctggcggcggcgtagATTCCATGTTCAGTCCTGCACTCTTCAGGTGGCAACACGCCCAAGCAAACACACGACCATGGTCGGGAATGTCCATTACGCGCACGTCCACCTGCACGCGCGCTGCTACACTCCTtgccctctccgcctcctcctccgcggtCATCTCCTCTGCAGAGACATCCTGaaaaaacagcagcacctccctGCTAGAACTGACAttgctcagcagctgctgccgaagcgcctcctccacctcctgctcGCGCACCGTGTTGTCCGGATACACCAACACGTGAACTTTCAGTGTCGCCAGTGAGTGCACCCGGTTTGTGTCCCCTTTCACAGGTCGAAACAACGGTGCCATGAAGCCGCTGCCCGAGGCTGACGCCGTCGCGCTGTCAGCCTTGCTTAATTCCACCATGACATCCACGCACATGGCGCGCCGCTGAGGCGGATCTTTAATACTGACGGAGAGCGTGACGTTGTTGTCGAAGACGGTGCTGCACTCCCCGCACGTGAGGCACGTGAAGACAGTCTTCGACTGGTGGAAAAAGAGCGGCGGAATGAACGACTTATTGTTTTCCAAGAAGTTTTCCCAGAAAATAGTGGAGAGCTCCTGTGTCGCGATCATCTTGTCGCTGTCCTCGCGCTGGCGGTAGCATCGCTCTGAGAGGAGATTGATCTCTTCACTCAGGTGATCCAGGAGCACTTCAATAAACTCATTCGCATCCTGCTGCTGATAGCCGGAAAACCGTTTCACCCGCATTCCAATCTGCTCCTTCAGCTCACGGGTCTCAGCGAAGGAGTGCTGCCCAGACCACATCGCCGTCAGCAGCCTGATGAGCGGCGGTGCTATCACAGCCTGCGAAAAGTGCGAAATGGGAAGCGTCAAGAGTTTCGTACGAAAAGATGTGAGATTCGACAAGCACTGAAGGGCACTATTCATGTAGCATGTGTTGCCGACGTTGGTCaggccacacacaccgcactggtgcgccgccacctccattCCGCCTGTAATTTCGTTTCCGCGGTCGTCGCCGTTCGTGTTGTTTAGAGTCAGCACCAGAGACAGGAGCACCTTCCCGCTCATCTGCTCCCTGCACTCCTCCACGCTCTCCGGCATATCCTGCTCGATgcaccgacgcagctgctgtaCTACCTCCTGTACAGTCATGTCCATcccatcccccttctctGCAATCGCAAACGGCCCTGGTTTCAGGGAGAGCATGTAGAGGCCTCTGCAGCGGATGCGCACCGTGTCAGTGCCGTTGATCGCCGCAAACCACACCCTAGCCACCTTGTCCGACAtcacgccctcctcctcactcatCACTCCCCAGGCGAGGTGGCACACCTCGCGCATGTCGCTATGCAGGAGTGCCTCCTCGACTGGCACCTCTACACTGAACTTGTCAAGCGTCCCGTCCGATTCGTTTCGCTCCGACCACTCGAATGTCGTGAACACGGTCAGCGGGAGCGGCTTCCACatggcgaggcagcgctCCCGGAGAGAAAAGGTTCCATACATGACGTACTTGGGTCCGGTGCCAAAGAAGTCAAAGAAGGAGTTGTACAGGGTCGCTGGAATCACCTGGTATTGCTCAGAATCTAGGGAAAGCCAGTGCCGGCGCGGGTCGTGCGGCGAGACCGTCATGAGCGCGAACGTGTCGATAGGGCCTGGAAAAGGTGGGAGTGGCCCGGGCAAGgccaggcggcgctgctccttaGCCTGTGTTGAccacctcagcagctgctccatcCACGCCGTTGGGACCACAACACCGCGCGGAAGAGCTTCCTTGTTCTGCATCAAACTCTGCTGCTGACACGCAAAGTACAAACAGTAGAAAAAAAGCTCCAGGTTGAGTCCCGAGGtatcctcttcctctccccacaGGAACGGTGTCACCTCTGTTAAGTTGCGAGAGCGCTGCTGGTAGACTGGGAAGAAGCTGCACACCCATGCATCAGCGATGCTCCCAAGAATGGCACAGAGGTCCTCTTTGCAGTCGATAGGGATGG
The nucleotide sequence above comes from Leishmania braziliensis MHOM/BR/75/M2904 complete genome, chromosome 32. Encoded proteins:
- a CDS encoding putative ubiquitin hydrolase, which gives rise to MSLTRAPRYTITRAYLKDDDCNTMSSGDAIEEMDLKGRNHSIEGSSFTATSRDSFASAEEDSSTSQGNEETGTTTVKPRTITWNGTTTGAHDYTAAAAAATDEEENAALVGQPPPPLDRLQAYIQTLVSNILEGLRGFDGSVTWLRRSHSGIAAQLDGIKPGAVPDATEEFSVAWFGIASAVLHDLIQESAADIFVLATPPQPSSENGESTGGLYATPRELSFAFVSGLHSIVLEVMNDGGCHGMGGSHHFSRYSMRSFAYVKEISEMSRRLMEEHLTQGAHVPHALRDKYSDDTIPIDCKEDLCAILGSIADAWVCSFFPVYQQRSRNLTEVTPFLWGEEEDTSGLNLELFFYCLYFACQQQSLMQNKEALPRGVVVPTAWMEQLLRWSTQAKEQRRLALPGPLPPFPGPIDTFALMTVSPHDPRRHWLSLDSEQYQVIPATLYNSFFDFFGTGPKYVMYGTFSLRERCLAMWKPLPLTVFTTFEWSERNESDGTLDKFSVEVPVEEALLHSDMREVCHLAWGVMSEEEGVMSDKVARVWFAAINGTDTVRIRCRGLYMLSLKPGPFAIAEKGDGMDMTVQEVVQQLRRCIEQDMPESVEECREQMSGKVLLSLVLTLNNTNGDDRGNEITGGMEVAAHQCGVCGLTNVGNTCYMNSALQCLSNLTSFRTKLLTLPISHFSQAVIAPPLIRLLTAMWSGQHSFAETRELKEQIGMRVKRFSGYQQQDANEFIEVLLDHLSEEINLLSERCYRQREDSDKMIATQELSTIFWENFLENNKSFIPPLFFHQSKTVFTCLTCGECSTVFDNNVTLSVSIKDPPQRRAMCVDVMVELSKADSATASASGSGFMAPLFRPVKGDTNRVHSLATLKVHVLVYPDNTVREQEVEEALRQQLLSNVSSSREVLLFFQDVSAEEMTAEEEAERARSVAARVQVDVRVMDIPDHGRVFAWACCHLKSAGLNMESTPPPATVDVAEVPAARVWYFFRDASLPSTTFMMGTLVWIDEFPASYGAEHQQPAAAEGAGAADAEELVFIREPRERMLAYTEHIRPRSVEVATALLQRVPETETNEEALLTATEALSGGVGYVASSSYTHKAKEKLTAENSAEAALVSIGQDIWVEQCVLRKAATATVAGPMSKGGDTTADTTGCEGCEEASASTTVTTTIVVCIQYDSSKYHLISDGGRSDAFGLRGVDNNLAPEVRCSLQECLSHSMQPDLLRGEDAWFCSQCREFRETKVHRTLFRLPPCLIVSFKRFKMLTYSADKKNTTVQFPSELDFAPYLDPEAVGLQAEGTRYRLRGVVYHTGSLSFGHYTATAFNDSVQKWVYYNDTHATIDSCDAPAPNGAYILCFERVESTASPA